Part of the Gallalistipes aquisgranensis genome, CTTGCGGCCGTTTCCGTGCGGTTCGAGGTTTGCGGGGCGGTCGTACGGAAGATTTCCGGAGAGGAATGTCTGTTTTCAGGGTCTCCCGCTCACTCCTTTTTTCAGGATTTTCCATCGTTTGACCATGTGTCCGATGCCGAGTATCCCGAATGCGATTCCCGTCCCGTAGTGTACGGTTCCCATACGGGAGCCCTCTCCCCGGGTAAACGCCAGCAGATACACTCCCGAAACCGCTGCGGACAGGAAGACGAGGGTGAGTGCGGCCGTGATCCTGTTTCTGCGGCGCCGCGGATTCGGCCGCGGTTTGTACCATGTCCGGTGGTGTCCGATGTGCATGGCCGCTGCGGTCACGAATGCGATGTTCGCCAGCGTGTGGACGATGGACCACTGATGCCAGGCCGTGTGCGATTGGAAATGGCCGGCGTAGTGGATGCCGATGCCGGAAAGGAACGAGAGAGGGAATAGGACGGCCAGTGCCAGGTCGGTGCGGAAACGTGTTTTTTGTTTCATCTCCTGAGAAGTTTCGGTTTCGGTGCAAAGGAACCCGAAACGGGACGAACGGACGATAACAATTGTTAAGAAATGGCTATCGGCGGTTGCGTATGCGGCTTAGCGACACCGGAGTGATGCCGAGATAGGAGGCGATATAGTGCTGGGGCACCCGTCTGACGATGTCGGGGCGCTCGCGCAGCAGCTCTTCGTAGCGCTGCCGCGGCGTGTCCCTGATGCGGGACAGGAACAGCTGCTGGTAGGTGCGGAACCTGTCTGTCAGTTTCTCCTCGTACAGCAGCCTCAGGGAGGGCACATTGCGGAGCAGACCGTAAAGGTCGTTCCGTCCGATTGCGACCGCTTCCGTTGCTTCGATGCTTTCCAGTGAGAACCGGCTCGGCAGATGCCTGTGCATGCTGTCGAACGAAGCGACGAAATCCCCTTCGAAAAAGAATTGAAACGT contains:
- a CDS encoding Crp/Fnr family transcriptional regulator; the encoded protein is MNIFDRLPQSLPTNGASVPDGMENLSEEERACIEEFGNRIGTISIPAKTLLLEEGKVADILYLIKKGCLRLFFLDDGRDITFQFFFEGDFVASFDSMHRHLPSRFSLESIEATEAVAIGRNDLYGLLRNVPSLRLLYEEKLTDRFRTYQQLFLSRIRDTPRQRYEELLRERPDIVRRVPQHYIASYLGITPVSLSRIRNRR